In Propionicimonas paludicola, a single window of DNA contains:
- the rpoB gene encoding DNA-directed RNA polymerase subunit beta: protein MAASRTASKNTNVVSASGRISFAKIHEPLEVPNLLDLQVESFDWLIGNETWANRVAAAKAAGRTDVNTKSGLEEIFEEISPIEDLSQTMSLSFRDNRFDEPKHTVEECKDQDFTYAAPLFVTAEFMNNDTGEIKSQTVFMGDFPLMTDKGTFVINGTERVVVSQLVRSPGVYFEQTADKTSDKDIFTCKMIPSRGAWLEFEIDKRDMVGVRVDRKRKQNVTVLLKALGWTNEQILAEFGEFESMRLTLEKDHTANTDEALLDIYRKLRPGEPPTREAAQQMLENYYFNPKRYDLAKVGRYKINKKLGTGLPFDTQVLTIDDIVAAIRYIVSLHEGRTEIGDMPVETDDIDHFGNRRLRTVGELIQNQLRIGLGRLERTVRDRMTTQDIEAITPQTLINIRPVSAALKEFFGTSQLSQFMDQTNPVAGLTHKRRLSALGPGGLSRDRAGMEVRDVHASHYGRMCPIETPEGPNIGLIGSLASFARVNAFGFIETPYRKVEDGVVTDQIDYLTADEEDRYVIAQANAKVAADGSFMEDRVLVRERHGEADEVLPSEVQYMDVSPRQMVSVATALIPFLEHDDASRALMGANMQRQAVPLIRNEAPFVGTGMEYRGAVDAGDVTVAAKPGVVTGVTADVIDITNDDGTYSSYRLAKFRRSNQATCINQRPLVSVGARVESGSPLADGACTDGGEMALGRNLLVAFMPWEGHNYEDAIILSQRLVQDDVLTSIHIEEHEIDARDTKLGAEEITRDIPNIGEDMLANLDERGIIRIGAEVGTGDILVGKVTPKGETELTPEERLLRAIFGEKAREVRDTSMKVPHGETGTVIGVRVFDRENDDELPPGVNQLVRVYVAQKRKISNGDKLAGRHGNKGVISKILPVEDMPFMEDGTPVDIVLNPLGVPSRMNIGQVLETHLGWVAKTGWDIAGVDEPWAERLRSVGLEKVPGESRLATPVFDGANEEEIAGLLEHGLPQRDGMKLVNAGGKARLFDGRSGEPYPEPVGVGYIYMLKLHHLVDDKIHARSTGPYSMITQQPLGGKAQFGGQRFGEMEVWALEAYGAAWALQELLTIKSDDVPGRVKVYEAIVKGENIPEPGIPESFKVLVKEMKSLCLNVEVLSSDGTVVELRDSEDDYRASEEFGIDLSRRPGADSFRSVDEV, encoded by the coding sequence TTGGCCGCCTCGCGCACTGCGTCGAAGAACACCAATGTTGTCTCAGCCAGCGGCAGGATCTCATTCGCGAAGATCCATGAACCGTTGGAGGTGCCCAATCTGCTAGATCTCCAGGTCGAGTCTTTCGACTGGCTGATCGGCAACGAAACCTGGGCCAACCGAGTGGCCGCCGCCAAGGCAGCAGGCCGCACGGACGTCAACACCAAGTCCGGCTTGGAGGAGATCTTCGAAGAGATCTCTCCGATCGAAGACCTCTCCCAGACCATGTCGCTGTCGTTCCGCGACAACCGGTTTGACGAGCCCAAGCACACCGTCGAGGAGTGCAAGGACCAGGACTTCACCTACGCGGCCCCGCTGTTCGTGACCGCGGAGTTCATGAACAACGACACCGGCGAGATCAAGAGCCAGACGGTCTTCATGGGCGATTTCCCGCTGATGACCGACAAGGGCACCTTCGTGATCAACGGCACCGAGCGGGTCGTTGTGTCCCAGCTGGTGCGTTCCCCCGGTGTCTACTTCGAGCAGACCGCCGACAAGACCTCGGACAAGGACATCTTCACCTGCAAGATGATCCCGAGCCGCGGCGCCTGGCTGGAGTTCGAGATCGACAAGCGTGACATGGTCGGTGTCCGCGTGGACCGCAAGCGCAAGCAGAACGTCACCGTGCTGCTGAAGGCGCTGGGCTGGACCAACGAGCAGATTCTGGCCGAGTTCGGCGAGTTCGAGTCGATGCGGCTGACCCTGGAGAAGGACCACACCGCCAACACCGACGAGGCGCTGCTGGACATCTACCGCAAGCTGCGTCCGGGCGAGCCGCCGACCCGTGAGGCCGCCCAGCAGATGCTGGAGAACTACTACTTCAACCCGAAGCGCTACGACCTGGCCAAGGTTGGTCGCTACAAGATCAACAAGAAGCTGGGCACCGGGCTGCCGTTCGACACCCAGGTGCTGACCATCGACGACATCGTCGCCGCGATCCGCTACATCGTGTCGCTGCACGAGGGTCGCACCGAGATCGGTGACATGCCGGTCGAGACCGACGACATCGATCACTTCGGCAACCGTCGCCTGCGTACCGTCGGCGAGCTGATCCAGAACCAGCTGCGGATCGGCCTTGGCCGTCTGGAGCGGACCGTCCGGGACCGGATGACCACTCAGGACATCGAGGCGATCACGCCGCAGACCCTGATCAACATCCGTCCGGTGTCGGCTGCGCTGAAGGAGTTCTTCGGAACCTCCCAGCTGTCGCAGTTCATGGACCAGACCAACCCGGTCGCCGGTCTGACCCACAAGCGGCGTCTGTCCGCGCTCGGCCCGGGCGGTCTGTCCCGGGATCGCGCCGGTATGGAGGTCCGCGACGTCCACGCGTCCCACTACGGCCGGATGTGCCCGATCGAGACTCCGGAAGGCCCGAACATCGGCCTGATCGGCTCGCTGGCATCCTTCGCCCGGGTGAACGCCTTCGGCTTCATCGAGACGCCGTACCGCAAGGTGGAAGATGGGGTCGTCACCGACCAGATCGACTACCTGACCGCGGACGAAGAGGATCGCTACGTCATCGCCCAGGCCAACGCCAAGGTGGCCGCGGACGGCAGCTTCATGGAGGACCGGGTCCTGGTCCGCGAGCGCCACGGTGAGGCGGACGAAGTCCTGCCCAGCGAGGTTCAGTACATGGACGTCTCGCCGCGCCAGATGGTGTCGGTGGCGACCGCGCTGATCCCGTTCCTGGAGCACGACGACGCGTCCCGAGCCCTGATGGGTGCGAACATGCAGCGCCAGGCGGTGCCGCTGATCCGCAACGAGGCTCCGTTCGTCGGTACCGGCATGGAGTACCGCGGTGCGGTCGACGCCGGTGACGTGACCGTCGCGGCCAAGCCCGGTGTGGTCACCGGGGTGACCGCCGACGTGATCGACATCACCAACGATGACGGCACATACTCCAGCTACCGGCTGGCCAAGTTCCGCCGCTCCAACCAGGCCACCTGCATCAACCAGCGTCCGCTGGTCAGTGTTGGTGCCCGGGTCGAGTCCGGCAGCCCGCTGGCCGACGGTGCCTGCACCGACGGTGGCGAGATGGCCCTGGGCCGCAACCTGCTGGTGGCGTTCATGCCGTGGGAGGGTCACAACTACGAGGACGCGATCATCCTGTCCCAGCGACTGGTTCAGGACGATGTGCTGACCAGCATCCACATCGAGGAGCACGAGATCGATGCCCGCGACACCAAGCTCGGTGCCGAGGAGATCACTCGGGATATCCCGAACATCGGTGAGGACATGCTGGCCAACCTCGACGAGCGCGGCATCATCCGGATCGGTGCCGAGGTCGGCACCGGCGACATCCTGGTCGGCAAGGTCACCCCGAAGGGCGAGACCGAGCTGACCCCGGAGGAGCGGCTGCTGCGCGCGATCTTCGGCGAGAAGGCCCGCGAAGTCCGCGACACCTCGATGAAGGTCCCGCACGGCGAGACCGGCACCGTGATCGGCGTCCGCGTCTTCGACCGCGAGAACGACGACGAGCTCCCGCCGGGAGTCAACCAGCTGGTCCGGGTCTACGTCGCTCAGAAGCGCAAGATCTCCAACGGTGACAAGCTGGCCGGCCGTCACGGCAACAAGGGCGTCATCTCCAAGATCCTGCCGGTCGAGGACATGCCGTTCATGGAGGACGGGACTCCGGTCGACATCGTCTTGAACCCGCTGGGTGTGCCGTCCCGAATGAACATCGGGCAGGTGCTGGAGACTCACCTCGGGTGGGTCGCCAAGACCGGTTGGGATATCGCCGGGGTGGACGAGCCCTGGGCCGAGCGGCTGCGTTCGGTAGGACTGGAGAAGGTGCCCGGCGAGTCTCGCCTGGCCACCCCGGTCTTCGACGGTGCCAACGAGGAAGAGATCGCCGGTCTGCTGGAGCACGGTCTCCCGCAGCGCGACGGGATGAAGCTGGTCAACGCGGGTGGCAAGGCGCGGCTGTTCGACGGCCGTTCCGGCGAGCCGTACCCGGAGCCGGTCGGTGTGGGCTACATCTACATGCTGAAGCTGCACCACCTGGTCGATGACAAGATCCACGCCCGGTCCACCGGTCCGTACTCGATGATCACCCAGCAGCCGCTGGGTGGTAAGGCGCAGTTCGGTGGTCAGCGTTTCGGTGAGATGGAGGTGTGGGCTCTGGAGGCCTATGGCGCAGCCTGGGCTCTGCAGGAGCTGCTCACCATCAAGTCCGACGACGTCCCGGGCCGCGTGAAGGTCTACGAGGCGATCGTCAAGGGCGAGAACATCCCCGAGCCGGGTATCCCGGAGTCGTTCAAGGTGTTGGTCAAGGAAATGAAGTCGCTGTGCCTGAATGTTGAGGTGCTTTCCAGCGACGGGACTGTGGTGGAGCTGCGCGACTCGGAGGATGACTACCGGGCCAGCGAGGAATTCGGGATCGATCTGTCCCGGCGCCCCGGTGCTGACTCCTTCCGCTCCGTCGACGAAGTCTGA
- the rplL gene encoding 50S ribosomal protein L7/L12, with protein sequence MAKLTTDELLEAFKEMTLIELSEFVKLFEDTFGVTAAAPVAVAAAAAPAAAGEAAAEEEVSNEVDVILDSAGDKKIQVIKEVRALTNLGLKEAKDLVEAAPKPVLEKVARDVAAKAKEALEAAGAAVTIK encoded by the coding sequence ATGGCAAAGCTCACCACTGACGAGCTCCTTGAGGCATTCAAGGAGATGACCCTGATCGAGCTCTCCGAGTTCGTGAAGCTGTTCGAGGACACCTTCGGTGTCACCGCTGCCGCTCCGGTGGCCGTGGCCGCCGCTGCCGCCCCGGCCGCTGCCGGCGAGGCCGCTGCTGAGGAAGAGGTCAGCAACGAGGTCGACGTGATCCTCGACTCCGCTGGCGACAAGAAGATCCAGGTCATCAAGGAGGTGCGCGCTCTCACCAACCTGGGCCTGAAGGAGGCCAAGGACCTGGTCGAGGCCGCTCCGAAGCCGGTGCTGGAGAAGGTTGCCCGCGACGTGGCCGCCAAGGCCAAGGAGGCCCTCGAGGCCGCCGGCGCCGCTGTCACCATCAAGTGA
- the rpsL gene encoding 30S ribosomal protein S12, with the protein MPTIQQLVRKGRTDKVSKNKTPALKGSPQRRGVCTRVYTTTPKKPNSALRKVARVRLSSGVEVTAYIPGVGHNLQEHSMVLVRGGRVKDLPGVRYKIIRGSLDTQGVKNRKQARSRYGAKKEK; encoded by the coding sequence GTGCCCACTATCCAGCAGTTGGTCCGCAAGGGCCGCACGGACAAGGTCAGCAAGAACAAGACCCCTGCGCTGAAGGGTTCACCGCAGCGCCGTGGGGTTTGCACCCGCGTCTACACCACCACGCCGAAGAAGCCGAACTCGGCGCTGCGCAAGGTTGCGCGCGTGCGGCTGTCGTCGGGCGTGGAGGTCACTGCCTACATCCCGGGCGTCGGCCACAACCTGCAGGAACACTCGATGGTGCTGGTCCGTGGTGGCCGAGTGAAGGACCTTCCCGGTGTTCGCTACAAGATCATCCGCGGCTCGCTGGACACCCAGGGTGTGAAGAACCGCAAGCAGGCTCGCAGCCGCTACGGCGCGAAGAAGGAGAAGTAA
- the rplJ gene encoding 50S ribosomal protein L10 produces MARPDKAAAVAELAEQFTSSAAAVLTEYRGLTVKDLKALRRSLGEDATYAVTKNTLTTIAAREAGIEGLEDTLAGPTAIAFIRGDVATVAKGLRDFAKANPLLVIKGGVMDGRVLDADSVKKLADLESREVLLAKLAGAMNGNLAKAVGLFAAPLSAAARAMDALKTQKPAGDAPATDAAAAAEATTDAADAASE; encoded by the coding sequence ATGGCGAGGCCGGACAAGGCAGCCGCCGTTGCGGAACTGGCTGAGCAGTTCACCAGCTCTGCAGCCGCTGTGCTGACCGAGTACCGCGGACTCACCGTCAAGGACCTCAAGGCTTTGCGCCGGTCTTTGGGTGAGGACGCCACCTACGCCGTGACGAAGAACACGCTGACCACGATCGCTGCTCGCGAAGCGGGCATTGAAGGCCTCGAGGACACCCTCGCCGGCCCGACGGCGATCGCCTTTATCCGCGGTGACGTTGCCACCGTGGCCAAGGGATTGCGTGACTTCGCCAAGGCGAACCCGCTTCTGGTGATCAAGGGCGGTGTCATGGACGGTCGTGTCCTGGACGCCGATTCGGTCAAGAAGTTGGCCGATCTGGAATCCCGCGAGGTGCTGCTGGCCAAGCTGGCCGGTGCCATGAACGGGAATCTGGCCAAGGCGGTCGGCCTGTTTGCCGCTCCGCTTTCGGCGGCCGCTCGTGCGATGGACGCACTCAAGACCCAGAAGCCCGCCGGGGATGCCCCGGCAACCGATGCAGCTGCCGCTGCTGAGGCCACCACTGACGCGGCTGACGCTGCATCCGAATAA
- the rpiB gene encoding ribose 5-phosphate isomerase B, which yields MRIVIASDHAAVDLRLEMAAEARELGHEVTDLGPAPGEALDYPVNGARVGRLVAAGTYDLGLLACGTGVGISISANKVPGIRAAVCSEPYSARLSREHNNTNVLALGSRVVGPGLARMIVREWLAAEFQGGRHARRVDLITQIEQSLDATAHSDSSH from the coding sequence ATGCGGATCGTCATCGCATCAGACCACGCCGCAGTTGATCTGCGGCTGGAGATGGCGGCCGAAGCCAGGGAGCTGGGTCACGAGGTCACCGACCTCGGCCCAGCTCCGGGCGAAGCGCTGGACTATCCGGTGAACGGGGCTCGGGTCGGACGGCTGGTAGCAGCCGGCACCTACGACCTCGGGCTGCTGGCCTGTGGCACCGGGGTCGGGATCTCCATCTCGGCCAACAAGGTGCCGGGAATCCGGGCTGCGGTCTGCTCGGAGCCGTACTCTGCACGGCTGTCCCGAGAGCACAACAACACCAACGTGCTGGCCCTGGGTTCCCGTGTAGTGGGCCCCGGGCTTGCCCGCATGATCGTCCGCGAGTGGTTGGCCGCCGAGTTCCAGGGTGGCCGGCACGCTCGTCGGGTTGATCTGATCACTCAGATCGAGCAGAGCCTGGATGCGACCGCGCATTCAGACTCGTCCCACTAG
- the rpsG gene encoding 30S ribosomal protein S7: protein MPRKGPAPKRPIVVDPVYGSPLVSQLVSKILLDGKKTTAQSIVYGALEGTRTKTGVDPVQTLKKALDNIRPALEVKSRRVGGATYQVPVDVKPARANTLALRWLVSFSRARREKTMTERLMNELLDASNGLGASVKRREDTHKMAEANRAFAHYRW from the coding sequence ATGCCTCGCAAGGGTCCCGCCCCGAAGCGTCCGATCGTCGTCGACCCGGTCTACGGCTCGCCGCTGGTCTCTCAGCTGGTCAGCAAGATCCTGCTGGACGGCAAGAAGACCACCGCGCAAAGCATCGTCTACGGCGCCCTGGAGGGCACCCGGACCAAGACTGGTGTCGATCCGGTGCAGACCTTGAAGAAGGCCCTGGACAACATCCGTCCGGCCCTCGAGGTGAAGAGCCGTCGTGTCGGTGGCGCCACCTACCAGGTGCCGGTCGACGTCAAGCCGGCTCGCGCCAACACGCTGGCCCTGCGCTGGCTGGTCAGCTTCTCCCGCGCCCGTCGCGAGAAGACCATGACCGAGCGTCTGATGAACGAGTTGCTGGACGCCTCCAATGGCTTGGGCGCTTCGGTGAAGCGTCGCGAAGACACCCACAAGATGGCCGAGGCCAACCGCGCCTTCGCTCATTACCGCTGGTGA
- a CDS encoding helix-turn-helix transcriptional regulator yields the protein MDASNAVQFGVLLRQARKRKGWSQAELAGDKYTGSYISHLESGRRSATPEVIEFLCRQLGIPPEEWGVTSSGQVSDQPSSAMEDLLLAERAWSERDWAGAIKYATRAVEIAERTHDQGRHWEALYVLAQANFASGNFPEAAELAEQLAEHETGGRLPVARAQALSLASFAHRSADRLGWAVAFAARAVEAASAAPPVVLSDALMALVSAMTEAGHSLIESRPYLDRLEAVEPELSSDHAKGMVEWTLGAVAIAAGEPDTGVPHFEKALALLDSRRDVRLWLRLQRTFAEAKVDAGFLDGVPQMLQNASVGLSLVGNKHDLAELRQAEAKLALATGEPQRAAELMEEVLADPALGAPDVSHGSTRLVLANAYAALNKVGLAREQYAQAAIALENEGRLRSALRAWRQASELKESS from the coding sequence ATGGACGCGTCCAACGCTGTGCAATTCGGCGTTCTGCTCCGGCAGGCACGTAAGCGCAAGGGTTGGTCCCAAGCCGAGCTCGCCGGGGACAAGTACACCGGCAGCTACATCTCCCACCTGGAGAGTGGGCGTCGGTCGGCAACCCCGGAAGTCATCGAGTTCCTCTGCCGCCAGCTCGGGATTCCTCCCGAGGAGTGGGGAGTGACCTCGAGCGGCCAGGTCAGTGATCAGCCCAGCAGTGCCATGGAGGACTTGCTGCTCGCCGAGCGAGCGTGGTCCGAGCGGGACTGGGCCGGCGCGATCAAGTACGCGACTCGAGCGGTCGAGATCGCCGAGCGCACCCACGATCAAGGACGGCATTGGGAAGCGCTGTATGTGCTTGCCCAGGCCAACTTCGCCTCCGGCAACTTCCCCGAGGCCGCCGAGCTGGCAGAGCAGCTGGCCGAGCATGAGACCGGTGGACGGTTGCCGGTGGCGCGGGCCCAGGCGCTGAGCCTGGCCTCGTTCGCTCACCGCTCCGCGGACCGGCTGGGTTGGGCGGTGGCCTTCGCGGCCCGTGCCGTCGAGGCGGCCAGCGCCGCGCCGCCGGTGGTGCTCTCTGACGCGCTGATGGCGCTCGTCAGCGCCATGACCGAGGCTGGACACTCGCTGATCGAGAGCCGGCCGTATCTGGACCGGCTGGAGGCCGTGGAGCCGGAACTGTCCTCCGATCACGCCAAGGGCATGGTGGAGTGGACCCTCGGTGCGGTGGCGATCGCCGCCGGTGAGCCCGACACAGGCGTTCCCCACTTCGAGAAGGCGCTTGCCCTCCTCGACTCTCGACGCGATGTTCGGCTCTGGCTACGCCTTCAGCGCACCTTCGCGGAGGCGAAGGTGGACGCCGGCTTCCTGGATGGAGTGCCGCAGATGCTGCAGAACGCCTCGGTGGGGCTGAGCCTGGTCGGCAACAAGCACGACCTCGCCGAACTGCGCCAGGCCGAGGCCAAGCTCGCCTTGGCCACCGGCGAGCCGCAACGGGCGGCCGAGCTCATGGAGGAGGTCCTGGCCGATCCCGCGCTGGGCGCTCCGGACGTGTCGCACGGCTCGACCAGGCTGGTGCTGGCCAACGCCTACGCCGCGCTGAACAAGGTCGGACTAGCCCGGGAGCAGTACGCGCAGGCGGCGATCGCCCTGGAGAACGAGGGGCGCCTGCGGTCTGCGTTGCGCGCATGGCGTCAGGCATCGGAGTTGAAAGAAAGTTCTTGA
- a CDS encoding DNA-directed RNA polymerase subunit beta' — protein MLDVNFYDELRIGLATADQIREWSHGEVKKPETINYRTLKPERDGLFCEKIFGPTRDWECYCGKYKRVRFKGIICERCGVEVTRSNVRRERMGHIELAAPVTHIWYFKGVPSRLGYLLDVAPKDLEKVIYFAAYMITAVDVDARHRDLPSLEAKVEVERKQLEARRDADVEARLHKLEEDLAQLETEGAKADLKKRVREGGEREVKQLRDRAQRELDRLDAVWSRFKGLKVQDLEGDEILYREMKSRFGKYFEGYMGAEAIKKRLGTFDLAAESELLREIIQTGKGQRKTRALKRLKVVSAFLNTTNSPLGMVLDAVPVIPPDLRPMVQLDGGRFATSDLNDLYRRVINRNNRLKRLLDLGAPEIIVNNEKRMLQEAVDSLFDNGRRGRPVTGPGNRPLKSISDMLKGKQGRFRQNLLGKRVDYSGRSVIVVGPQLKLHQCGLPKNMALELFKPFVMKRLDDLNLAQNIKSAKRMVERQRPVVWDVLEEVIAEHPVLLNRAPTLHRLGIQAFEPQLIEGKAIQLHPLVCTAFNADFDGDQMAVHLPLSAEAQAEARILMLSTNNILKPADGRPVTLPTQDMIIGHYFLTIEREGLPGEGRAFSSVSEAYMAFDNKELGIGAPCRIRLTGIVPPAGEETRADGSIILNTTLGRALFNEALPADYPYVNVEVGKKKLGQIVNDLAERYPKVEVAVTLDRLKALGFKWATRSGVTVSIGDVQTPPNKPEILATYETRAAKITKQYERGKVTEEERHQELVQLWNDATAELTAAMEANFTKENPIVMMVHSGARGNMTQMRQIAAMRGLVANPKGEIIARPIKSNFREGLSVLEYFISTHGGRKGQADTALRTADSGYLTRRLVDVSQDVIIREEDCLTERGLTKVIAAEAKAGGKLVPARNVETAVYARTLASDVVTEDGKVLLKAGVDLGDVNIKKLLKNGITEVKVRSVLTCEAATGTCAACYGRSLATGKLVDVGEAVGIVAAQSIGEPGTQLTMRTFHTGGVAGDDITQGLPRVVELFEARQPKGKAPIAEASGRIRIEEGDRLRKLVIVRDDGDVDLEYTLPRRVRLEWEDAAGVQHSIADGVQVAAGEQLYAGTPDPQDVLRVSGLRKVQEHLVEEVQAVYRTQGAPIHDKHIEIIIRQMLRRITVIESGDTSMLPGELVDRKLFEAENRQMVTEGKIPAQGRPVLMGITKASLATESWLSAASFQETTKVLTDAAIHAKSDSLVGLKENVILGKLIPAGTGLDRYRNIRVEPTAEARAAAYDLTYDPYDYDLSVGGAPVGLDEYDTGELR, from the coding sequence GTGCTGGACGTGAACTTCTACGACGAGCTGCGGATCGGGCTGGCTACGGCCGACCAGATCCGGGAGTGGTCGCACGGCGAGGTCAAGAAGCCCGAGACGATCAACTACCGGACCCTGAAGCCTGAGCGCGACGGCCTGTTCTGCGAGAAGATCTTCGGCCCGACCCGGGACTGGGAGTGCTACTGCGGCAAGTACAAGCGGGTGCGCTTCAAGGGCATCATCTGTGAGCGCTGTGGCGTCGAAGTGACCCGCTCGAACGTCCGCCGCGAGCGGATGGGCCACATCGAGCTGGCCGCCCCGGTCACCCACATCTGGTACTTCAAGGGAGTGCCGAGCCGGCTGGGCTACCTGCTGGACGTGGCGCCGAAGGACCTGGAGAAGGTCATCTACTTCGCCGCGTACATGATCACCGCGGTCGACGTCGATGCTCGTCATCGTGACCTGCCCTCCTTGGAGGCCAAGGTCGAGGTTGAGCGCAAGCAGCTCGAGGCGCGTCGCGATGCCGACGTCGAGGCTCGCCTGCACAAGCTCGAAGAGGATCTGGCTCAGCTGGAGACCGAGGGCGCCAAGGCCGACCTGAAGAAGCGGGTCCGCGAGGGCGGCGAGCGTGAGGTCAAGCAGCTGCGCGACCGTGCCCAGCGTGAGCTGGATCGTCTCGACGCGGTCTGGAGCCGGTTCAAGGGCCTGAAGGTTCAGGACCTGGAGGGCGACGAGATCCTCTACCGCGAGATGAAGTCGCGCTTCGGCAAGTACTTCGAGGGCTACATGGGTGCCGAGGCGATCAAGAAGCGCCTGGGGACCTTCGACCTCGCGGCCGAGTCCGAACTGCTCCGCGAGATCATCCAGACCGGTAAGGGCCAGCGCAAGACTCGCGCCCTGAAGCGGCTCAAGGTCGTTTCCGCGTTCCTCAACACCACCAACAGCCCGCTGGGCATGGTGCTGGACGCCGTCCCGGTGATCCCGCCCGACCTGCGCCCGATGGTGCAGTTGGACGGTGGCCGGTTCGCGACCTCCGACCTGAACGACCTGTACCGCCGCGTGATCAACCGGAACAACCGGCTCAAGCGACTGCTTGACCTGGGTGCGCCCGAGATCATCGTCAACAACGAGAAGCGGATGCTCCAGGAGGCCGTCGACTCGCTGTTCGACAACGGCCGTCGTGGCCGTCCGGTGACTGGCCCGGGCAACCGTCCGCTGAAGTCGATCTCGGACATGCTGAAGGGCAAGCAGGGCCGGTTCCGTCAGAACCTGCTCGGTAAGCGCGTCGACTACTCCGGCCGTTCGGTCATCGTGGTCGGCCCGCAGCTGAAGCTGCACCAGTGCGGCCTGCCCAAGAACATGGCTCTGGAGCTGTTCAAGCCCTTCGTGATGAAGCGCCTGGACGACCTCAACCTGGCGCAGAACATCAAGAGCGCCAAGCGAATGGTCGAGCGCCAGCGTCCGGTCGTGTGGGACGTCCTGGAAGAGGTCATCGCCGAGCACCCGGTGCTGCTGAACCGTGCACCAACCCTGCACCGACTCGGCATCCAGGCATTCGAACCGCAGCTGATCGAGGGCAAGGCCATCCAGCTTCACCCGCTGGTCTGCACCGCCTTCAACGCGGACTTCGACGGTGACCAGATGGCAGTTCACCTGCCGCTGAGCGCCGAGGCGCAGGCCGAGGCCCGGATCCTGATGCTGTCCACCAACAACATCCTCAAGCCAGCCGACGGCCGCCCGGTGACCCTGCCTACTCAGGACATGATCATCGGTCACTACTTCCTGACCATCGAGCGCGAAGGGCTGCCCGGCGAGGGCCGCGCCTTCTCCTCGGTGTCCGAGGCCTACATGGCCTTCGACAACAAGGAACTGGGTATCGGCGCGCCGTGCCGGATCCGGCTGACCGGGATCGTCCCGCCGGCCGGTGAGGAGACCCGGGCCGATGGCTCGATCATCCTGAACACCACGCTGGGTCGCGCCCTGTTCAACGAGGCGCTGCCGGCCGACTACCCGTACGTGAACGTCGAGGTCGGCAAGAAGAAGCTGGGCCAGATCGTCAACGACCTGGCTGAGCGGTACCCGAAGGTCGAGGTCGCAGTGACCCTGGACCGGCTGAAGGCGCTGGGCTTCAAGTGGGCCACCCGTTCGGGTGTCACGGTCTCGATCGGTGACGTCCAGACTCCGCCGAACAAGCCGGAGATCCTGGCCACCTACGAGACCCGGGCTGCGAAGATCACCAAGCAGTACGAGCGAGGCAAGGTCACCGAGGAGGAGCGTCACCAAGAGCTCGTCCAGCTGTGGAATGACGCCACCGCCGAGCTCACCGCTGCGATGGAGGCCAACTTCACCAAGGAAAACCCGATCGTCATGATGGTGCACTCGGGCGCTCGAGGGAACATGACCCAGATGCGCCAGATCGCCGCCATGCGAGGCCTGGTGGCCAACCCGAAGGGCGAGATCATCGCCCGCCCGATCAAGTCGAACTTCCGTGAGGGCCTGTCGGTCCTGGAGTACTTCATCTCCACCCACGGTGGTCGAAAGGGTCAGGCGGACACCGCTCTGCGTACGGCCGACTCCGGTTACCTGACTCGTCGTCTGGTCGACGTCTCTCAGGACGTGATCATTCGCGAGGAGGACTGCCTCACCGAGCGTGGTCTGACTAAGGTGATCGCGGCCGAGGCCAAGGCCGGCGGCAAGCTGGTTCCGGCCCGCAACGTCGAGACCGCGGTCTACGCCCGGACATTGGCCTCTGATGTGGTCACCGAGGACGGCAAGGTCCTGCTGAAGGCCGGCGTCGATCTCGGCGATGTGAACATCAAGAAGCTGCTCAAGAACGGCATCACCGAGGTCAAGGTGCGTTCCGTGCTCACCTGCGAGGCTGCCACCGGCACCTGCGCAGCCTGCTACGGACGCTCGCTGGCCACCGGCAAGCTGGTCGACGTCGGCGAGGCCGTCGGTATCGTCGCCGCTCAGTCGATCGGTGAGCCCGGCACCCAGCTGACGATGCGTACCTTCCACACCGGTGGTGTGGCCGGGGACGACATCACCCAGGGTCTGCCGCGTGTGGTCGAGCTCTTCGAGGCTCGCCAGCCCAAGGGCAAGGCTCCGATCGCTGAGGCGTCCGGCCGGATCCGGATCGAGGAAGGTGATCGCCTGCGCAAGCTGGTGATCGTCCGCGATGACGGTGACGTCGACCTTGAGTACACCCTGCCGCGCCGGGTTCGCCTGGAGTGGGAGGACGCTGCCGGCGTCCAGCACTCGATCGCCGATGGCGTTCAGGTGGCGGCCGGCGAGCAGCTGTACGCCGGTACTCCGGACCCGCAGGACGTGCTCCGGGTGAGCGGTCTCCGCAAGGTGCAGGAGCACCTGGTGGAGGAGGTCCAGGCGGTCTACCGGACCCAGGGTGCTCCGATCCACGACAAGCACATCGAGATCATCATTCGGCAGATGCTGCGCCGGATCACGGTGATCGAGTCGGGGGACACCTCGATGCTGCCCGGTGAGCTGGTCGACCGGAAGCTGTTCGAGGCTGAGAACCGCCAGATGGTCACCGAGGGCAAGATCCCCGCGCAGGGCCGTCCGGTCCTGATGGGTATCACCAAGGCGTCGCTGGCGACCGAGTCCTGGCTGTCGGCGGCCTCCTTCCAGGAGACCACCAAGGTGCTCACCGATGCCGCGATCCACGCCAAGTCTGACTCGCTGGTCGGCTTGAAGGAGAACGTCATCCTGGGCAAGCTGATCCCGGCTGGTACCGGTCTGGACCGGTACCGCAACATCCGGGTGGAGCCGACGGCAGAGGCGCGGGCTGCGGCCTACGACCTCACCTACGACCCGTACGACTATGACCTGTCGGTCGGCGGTGCGCCGGTCGGCCTGGACGAGTACGACACGGGGGAGCTGCGCTGA